A single region of the Lotus japonicus ecotype B-129 chromosome 4, LjGifu_v1.2 genome encodes:
- the LOC130711879 gene encoding ubiquitin carboxyl-terminal hydrolase 3 — MAATTSKKRWLPLEANPDVMNQFLRGLGLPEDQAECYDVYGLDEELLEMVPKPVLAVLFLYPLTAKSEEERLRQANEKQEYSNKVYFMKQTVGNACGTIGLLHALGNITSEVKFVEGSFFDKFFKSTASLDPSQRAVFLENDREMEVAHSVAATAGDTEASDNVDTHFICFACIDGELYELDGRKSAPISHGPSSPSTLLRDASKAIQSMIKENPNSLNFNVIALSKKSSDGH; from the exons ATGGCCGCAACCACTTCCAAGAAAAGATGGCTTCCTCTCGAAGCCAACCCCGACGTCATGAACCAG TTTCTTCGTGGTCTTGGCCTTCCTGAGGATCAAGCTGAGTGCTACGATGTCTATGGCTTAGATGAAGAGCTTCTGGAAATGGTTCCCAAGCCAGTTCTTGCTGTGCTTTTTCTCTATCCCCTTACTGCTAAG AGTGAAGAAGAGCGATTGCGACAGGCAAATGAAAAACAG GAATATAGCAACAAAGTGTATTTTATGAAGCAAACTGTGGGTAATGCTTGTGGTACAATAGGGCTTCTTCATGCTCTTGGGAACATAACTTCTGAAGTCAAGTTTG TTGAGGGGTCATTCTTTGATAAGTTCTTTAAGTCTACTGCGAGCTTGGATCCATCGCAG CGTGCTGTATTTCTCGAGAACGACAGAGAGATGGAAGTTGCTCATTCTGTAGCAGCCACTGCTGGTGATACAGAG GCATCAGATAATGTGGACACTCATTTCATCTGCTTTGCTTGTATAGATG GTGAGCTTTATGAGCTTGATGGAAGAAAGTCAGCACCAATATCTCATGGTCCATCCTCCCCAAGTACTTTGCTGAGG GATGCTTCTAAAGCGATCCAAAGCATGATAAAGGAAAATCCAAACTCCCTCAACTTCAATGTCATTGCACTATCAAAGAAATCCAGTGATGGACATTAA